A single window of Phoenix dactylifera cultivar Barhee BC4 unplaced genomic scaffold, palm_55x_up_171113_PBpolish2nd_filt_p 000117F, whole genome shotgun sequence DNA harbors:
- the LOC103698219 gene encoding probable protein S-acyltransferase 7, whose translation MFASPLPHPISDSNRKIIETNGPHKRLYQVWKGSNRFFLGGRLIFGPDVRSLVLTIFLIVTPVILFAVFVSQRLVDEFKHHLGHIIVAIAISLAAYDIFLLFLTSGRDPGIIPRNAHPPEPEDDDGVSDWGGGQGGVSTLPPTKDIIVNNIVVKVKYCHTCMLYRPPRCSHCSICNNCVERFDHHCPWVGQCIGKRNYRFFFMFVSSTTVLCLYVFAFCWVNLTKIMEVYECNLWNAVIKSPVSGVLIIYTFIATWFVGGLTAFHLYLICTNQTTYENFRYRYDRNKNPYNRGCARNVFEIFFSRIPESKNDFRAKVKEDSATFTSSHSLRRMMSPAKMSFDLEMGGKRQAVVAEEFEDIQGQLESVRVLERCDTEPLHSNWGSHKGNWEITHDIDALAAEFGIEYEFTDRGKIQGNPLDDI comes from the exons ATGTTTGCAAGTCCTCTTCCACATCCTATTTCTGATTCGAATCGGAAGATCATCGAGACAAATGGTCCACACAAGCGGTTGTATCAAGTCTGGAAAGGAAGCAAC AGATTCTTCCTTGGAGGCAGGCTTATATTTGGTCCAGATGTGAGGTCACTGGTGTTGACAATATTTCTAATTGTAACTCCAGTAATCCTGTTTGCAGTGTTTGTTTCGCAAAGACTGGTTGATGAGTTCAAGCACCATCTTGGTCATATCATTGTAGCTATAGCTATTTCCTTAGCGGCATAT GatatttttctcctctttcttacTTCTGGCAGAGATCCAGGCATTATTCCTCGAAATGCGCACCCTCCAGAACCTGAAGATGATGATGGTGTCTCAGACTGGGGGGGAGGTCAGGGCGGTGTCTCAACTTTGCCACCCACCAAAGATATTATTGTGAACAACATTGTTGTCAAGGTCAAATATTGCCATACATGCATGCTATATCGCCCCCCTCGATGTTCCCACTGCTCAATCTGCAATAACTGTGTGGAACGTTTTGATCATCATTGTCCCTGGGTTGGCCAGTGTATTGGAAAG AGGAATTATCGCTTCTTTTTTATGTTTGTGTCCTCCACAACCGTCCTATGTCTTTATGTGTTTGCCTTCTGCTGGGTCAACCTCACAAAGATCATGGAAGTATATGAATGTAATCTGTGGAATGCAGTTATAAAATCACCAGTTTCTGGTGTTCTCATTATATATACATTCATAGCAACCTGGTTTGTTGGAGGGCTAACAGCCTTTCACCTTTACTTAATTTGCACCAATCAG ACCACATATGAGAACTTTCGATATCGCTATGATAGGAATAAGAATCCCTATAACCGTGGATGTGCCCGAAATGTCTTCGAGATCTTCTTCTCAAGGATTCCGGAGTCCAAGAATGATTTTCGAGCTAAAGTGAAAGAAGATTCAGCCACATTCACCTCTTCACACTCTCTAAGGCGCATGATGAGCCCAGCTAAAATGAGCTTCGACTTGGAGATGGGTGGGAAACGACAGGCTGTGGTTGCAGAGGAGTTCGAAGATATACAGGGCCAGCTTGAGAGTGTGAGGGTGTTGGAAAGATGTGACACCGAACCACTACATTCAAACTGGGGCAGTCACAAGGGCAACTGGGAAATAACTCACGATATAGATGCATTGGCTGCGGAGTTTGGAATAGAATATGAATTCACTGACAGAGGAAAGATTCAAGGAAATCCTCTAGATGACATTTGA